The Lycium ferocissimum isolate CSIRO_LF1 chromosome 8, AGI_CSIRO_Lferr_CH_V1, whole genome shotgun sequence DNA segment TATATACTTCTGCAAGTTGATGAACTAGTATGGCAGTTCAAGATGTTCGAATGTAAAACAAATCCGACAAAGAGTGCTTAGATTAATCGATTTTTATTAGTAGAAAAAGTTATCTTCTTTctggttttatttattttttgaccCTAAAAAAATTTATGCTGGTCGTTGGCCATACCACGTGAAATGCATGAGCCTCAGacttgtatattatgtattctAAAACAAAGACTTCATCGaaagttttaatttcttataTAATTAAGGCAAACTTACCAGAATAACTACTTTAAAGGTGGAACTTACCAACCATAGCTatcttttctaatttagaaGGCGTAGCAAACATACACATATAAGCTGTGTATTTTCGCGTGTATTTGGGCAAGGTTCTCCCCTTGCCCACCCAGGTTCGAATCccaccaacaacattactttcttacatatttttttctaacttcttctccttgtattttgagtgtattttcATCTATTGAATGTATGTGTAAGAAAATAAATGTTGTTGCAAGAGTCCGAACCTGGGCGGGCAGGGGGATAGCCTCGCCCAATACCACTTCAGCCACTCAAACATATGTATTTGGGGTAATTACGAATGGTAATTTGCAAAATCACTATAGCtactaattataattaaatgaaAGAGTAGTTATTCTTAATAAGTAGGTTTTAAAAGAAGctataacaaataaaaattcCGATAATTAATTGTCCAAAGAAGCTAAGGTCTCACAAAGTCAAAATTGGAAGACGTTAATCTCAATAATGTCAATACCACACACAATATAAAATGGACCTGCCTGGTATCTTAATATTATATTCTAATACAAAGACTCAACGAAGACTTCATTAAGAAATGCTTCCTTTTTCCTAAAAAGATTatcttaatttgatttgacacgaaattcaaaaaataaagtaagattTTAAAATATGTGATTCAAAACAAGCATTAGATATTTATGTGACAGTAAATTaattcataaagttaaattatttttaaatataaaaatatgtcaatttttttgggaaCAAACTAATACAGAAAGTAAGATAATCTTTTCGGTATAGAGGGAGTATACTTCTACAAGTTCATGGACCAGTATGGCATGCTTTTTAAGATGTTTTAATATAAATTTCATCAAAGACTCCAATATACACATACAACTCTACACGTTTATGTACCAGCCTGGCACATTAATTCGATATAATTATAATAGAACTGCTTGGGTAGTTTGGAGTTGACGATGACTCTGTCAAAGTCAATGTTATTATAATAGAAACACTTGGCTTTGATATGCAttgcttttggttattattttgaaaaaagaagttGATGAGTGAGGAACGAAAGGAATTACTATATAATTATCTTTTCATTTAAGCATTGCTTTTGTATTTTAttactttgaagaagatttggTTACTTAAAAGTTTAGACATGATTATATAGATAATAAATagtaattttatcattttttttttatgtggactaattaataaaaatattgacTCACTAATACATTTTAAAACTGCGCGAAGCGCTGGTAATTTAACTAGTATATTAATAAGAGCACAATTTTATAAAGGAAAGTCAataaattttattgtatcgtatcgtATCGTTAAATTCATCGTTATGTAACGGACGAAAAGTCTCATTTTATATAACGACCGATTAAGTGTGATCCCGTCGTTACCTCATTTTTGTTTTCTCATTTTGTCTGTGCTTATAATCTAATAATTCTACTTAATCCTTACCCTAACTTTTTATAATAGTGTTACTCCGTaccctactttttttttttttttttttttaagtttatacCTCAAATTGCTTATGTGTGGTATTGTATAACGACGAGAAACGATACTATCGATTCAAAAGTTGTATCttgtattcatcaaaacaatacagtacaatacagGGGCGGACCCACATGGTCTCAAGTGGATTCATATGAACCCACTTgtcaaaaaattacagtgtatatatatgtatatttattcaGTTTTTGAAACAATAGACgtgtatatttattttttgactcCACTTTGAACAAGTGCGATGGTCAGCCCGGTGGCTAGTGGGTTCAAAAGTTTCTGAGTGGTCGCGAGTTCGAAACCCGTATACAACAAATGagtaatctttttttcttttagtcatttaaaattaaaatttcaccaCACAAGTAATATTATAAGTATAACCTGTGAGCAGCATTCGTCCCTTACTcccttttccaaatttttttcaatttctaatATAATAGAACTTAAAATAACAAAAGGACCCAAATCCCAATCTGAAAAAGTATTGAAAAGTGAAATCCCCAATCCCAAACCCCTCGCTCGTCTCTCTCAAGTCTCAGCTGAAGCGAATTTCATCATCAAGTTCGGCTCTTTcatcaacacaacaccaaaCATCGATCAAGTTCGCCTCTTTATCCTTTACTCTGTactttcaaataaataaaattattgtgcctgttctttattttttcacttgagaaaaaccctaccacttgaaattgaagaaaatttcaATTGATTTCGGGATTTTGGATGCTGAATACAAGCATGTAATGGAAGGAATAGGTAGAATGAAAACAAAGTTTTCATAATAAATAGTTCTCACGCATGATGCCATTTTTTCTACAGTTACACTAAAACTCTATAATAGAATAGAAGAGTTAATGATAATGAACCTTTTTCCTCTGTCTTTGCTTTTCCTTGCTGCCTCTCTATTCTGTTATATTGAACCCGCTTGGTGAAAATCCTGGGTCCGCCACTAAAGACAATATGTCCACTTGATGCGTAGAGCCTATGATATTAAAGGAAAATACGTTACGTTGGGATTAGCAATGCAAGTTTTTTGCTTTATGGTGAACGAAGTATTGTTTGTTAGAGCCACGGCTTTGAGCTTATGCTTTGGTTTAAGTTTCTATAGATACATGACATATTCTGCTCCCCTTGTATTATCGGTGCTGCCCGACTGATCTCAAGCTGTTAGCAGATGCCTTTCTGTGACTTACTTTCAATTCAAATGTTATTTTGGACGTGTAATTTACTAGGATACCTTAAATTTTCAGTCTTTTGCTTTGTTTGCAACCTATCTTGGTTCGAACATATTTGTTCTACTCAATAGTTTGTCCTCTTGTGCCTCTATcctatgtatttatatatgacaTTTCATATGAAGAGCCGTTTAGACTCTATATGATGGGAGGTTTTTTGTCGTCCCGTATAACTCATTATGGACGATGTATGCAACATGATAAATGCAATATATCATTATACAAGAATAACATAAAGTGTTGGTTCTTCAGCCTCATCATATAAAAGAAACAACGTTTCATTCATTGTTTAGATAATGAGTACCCATGACATATACAAAATAAGCCCAAATTATGTTTATGAAGCCTTTATGACAACTGAATGAAGGATAAGCAGATGTAACTTTAAGTATATCTGCAACAAGCTAGACCAAGTATACTACATGGAAATATCTGATATTGGTAATGAAAATAGCTAGAAGAGCTTCACCCATTCATCAATTTATTTCCCAAATATGGTGCATCAATCGATCATAAAAGTGTCATTGCTTGCTGTTAAGTCAAGCTTGTGGATTCATCTACCAAACAACCAATGAGCGCACCAGATAATCGTTCACAAAATAAATTAGGAAGATGATAATCTAATAGAATCAGACATTAAATGAAACTAAATAACCAAAGAGTTGGAACACAAAATCAGTTTGTATAGATAAAACAccgaaatcatttttcagtAAAGGTTCTCTAATATTTGACTGAATTCCCACAAAACTACACAAGCTAGGATTCTACTTTTCAAGCATCTTTGAAGAAGTATTCACTTGAAGTGCCTAACAGATCACCCTTTTCCAGAAGAAATTCAGAAGTCTTCGAAAGCTGCTGATAAGAACTCTTTTCTGGACCAACAGTCCACTCACTAACTGGAACCAAACTTTCAGTATACTGATAAGCACAAACTTGATTAAAGAATAAAGTATCAACTACTTCACCAGGCAACTCGCGGACTACTTTAGCAGTTTTAAGCACTAAGTTGTAGGCGACCACCTTCCCGGGAATAGTAAGCAGTAGGACTGAATCTTCTTCCTTCTCTCCTCGAATCACAGACAAAATGGAAAATGCATATTGTATGCCATATGATGTCTGCTGAACCATCTCAGGGAATGTTGAAATTAACTGAGCAAGATGAACATGATACTTTACTGACCACTTCCAGGTATCTTTATCTAATTCGAGCACATTGAATTTCTTGGCATATCGGCTCTGAACCTGAATAAGATGCAAATGGCCACCCCATTCCCCGAAATACCTAATCTTTTGGGTAAAACCTCCCTGAGGCCTTGGTGGCATACTTATCTCTGCAACCTTCTCTGATTTAACATCAAAATAAAAGGAGGAATACTTACTGATCCAGTAAATTGCACCATTCCAAAATACTCCACTATCAAAGGCCATTCTGGGTGCAGAGAAATGACAACAAGATCTCCATGAGTAACTCTTTGGCACATAAACACTCACATCGATATCAGAATACCCGTAACCCATACGAGTAAGACATAAAACTTTGTAATAAGGTGGCTCTGAAGGATCAGATATCAGATTATAATAAACAAATTGATCGCACTTCTTATAGGTTGGCAATAGACAGCACTCCCCATTTGCAGGATTGTAAACAATACCTTTTTTGATAGTAATTCTAGTAGTACTCGCAGTGAATATGCACATTAACAGGCCATTGCAAGACTGTGTAACCTTGAATTCAGTAACTGTATCACCTCCTATGCTTGAATTGATGAATTGGTCGAGGAGTGGAAGAGGAGGGAGGCTAGTTGCATTATCAGCAAGCGGAAGGGATATAATTT contains these protein-coding regions:
- the LOC132068098 gene encoding F-box protein At5g07610-like isoform X1; translated protein: MEDSQMYKKLLVTAAVNVIAGNVDLLSEILLRLPARSLIRFSIVCKLWCSIITGIQFRLSHCRSLAFSNALSPSGIYFYNYLTYQKIISLPLADNATSLPPLPLLDQFINSSIGGDTVTEFKVTQSCNGLLMCIFTASTTRITIKKGIVYNPANGECCLLPTYKKCDQFVYYNLISDPSEPPYYKVLCLTRMGYGYSDIDVSVYVPKSYSWRSCCHFSAPRMAFDSGVFWNGAIYWISKYSSFYFDVKSEKVAEISMPPRPQGGFTQKIRYFGEWGGHLHLIQVQSRYAKKFNVLELDKDTWKWSVKYHVHLAQLISTFPEMVQQTSYGIQYAFSILSVIRGEKEEDSVLLLTIPGKVVAYNLVLKTAKVVRELPGEVVDTLFFNQVCAYQYTESLVPVSEWTVGPEKSSYQQLSKTSEFLLEKGDLLGTSSEYFFKDA
- the LOC132068098 gene encoding F-box protein At5g07610-like isoform X2, with product MQALVLNHYRLPPLPLLDQFINSSIGGDTVTEFKVTQSCNGLLMCIFTASTTRITIKKGIVYNPANGECCLLPTYKKCDQFVYYNLISDPSEPPYYKVLCLTRMGYGYSDIDVSVYVPKSYSWRSCCHFSAPRMAFDSGVFWNGAIYWISKYSSFYFDVKSEKVAEISMPPRPQGGFTQKIRYFGEWGGHLHLIQVQSRYAKKFNVLELDKDTWKWSVKYHVHLAQLISTFPEMVQQTSYGIQYAFSILSVIRGEKEEDSVLLLTIPGKVVAYNLVLKTAKVVRELPGEVVDTLFFNQVCAYQYTESLVPVSEWTVGPEKSSYQQLSKTSEFLLEKGDLLGTSSEYFFKDA